The nucleotide window GGACATCGGGTGACGAGACGTCGGCATAGATGGTGTCGCCCAGTGCGACGAAGAGATCCAGGTCACGATCGGGAACATTGCGCACGGAAGGGTACGGCGCCAAATCGCCGCGCCAGTCGCCCGAGACGCCGAAGCGCAGCCCGTGGTGTCCATCGGCCGCTGGTGTGCGAAACCGACCGGCGGAGGTTGCTTCGCTCGCATCCGTGACACGATAGTAATAGAGCGTGCCCGGCAAAAGGTCCGTGATCTCCACTTTCACGGGGACGGCCGGATCAACAGCCATCGCAAGTCGTGTGCCCGCGATGGGGGCGAATTGCTCATTCAGGCTGTACTCGAAACGCACGTCCCCAGCGGTCGTGGCGCGCGCCCAGAGAATCGCCGTCGTGCCCGTGACATCGCCTGCGGCGACGCCATTTGGCAACGCGTCCGCCGACACATTCGCCGGCAAGAGTGCCACGGCCGCACCGGCCAGCAGGAGCGCGGCGCCGACCGTGAAGCGCCGGGCGTTGCGCCGCGACGACGAGTTCCGTCGAGTAATTGCCGCCTCAGAGTGTTTCGACATGGATGTTCTCGTTGGAGTAAATGTTAATCTGGCCGGCGATTCGCAGGCCGGCTTCCACAATGTCGCGGGCAGGCAGCTTCGTATGTGAAATGAGGGCGCGCGTCGCGGCAAGTGCGCAGGTGCCGCCACTGCCGATGGCGAGGATCCCGTCTGTCGGCTCGATGACATCTCCATTGCCTCCGATGATTAGGCTGCACTCGGCGTCGGCAACAGCCAGCAGGCTTTCGAGGCGGCGCAAGGCCCGATCGGTTCGCCAGTCCTTGGCCAGCTCGATCGCCGCGCGGCGCGTATTGCCCTTGAATTGATCCAGTTTCCCTTCAAAGCGTTCGAGCAGCGCGAATGCGTCTGCCGCCGAACCGGCGAAGCCGGTGAGCACGCTGCCCTTGTAGAGTCGGCGTATCTTTACGGCATCGGCTTTGAGAACCGCGTCGCCGAGAGTGACTTGACCGTCGCCGCCGATCGCGACTTGGCCGTCGCGCCGCACGGAGAGGATGGTCGTGGAACGGATTCGTGGGTGTCGAGGCATGGGGCGGAACCTTTGATGTCCTGGCGTGTATCATGAGGCGTGGACCGCTTTCGGATTCCACGCCGTTACGAAAGAAAAAAGTACACGCAATCGCGCTGCATCGCTAGAATGCCGATTCGGCGGACAACGACGCGTCGCGCGCCCTGTCGATCGGCGGGAGGCATATGATATGCTGCGGGTTTCAGTTGTGCGCGTTCGAAACTGGTTTGCGATCGATTCACGTCGATCGGCGCTGCCTGTCCTGTTGTCCGTTGTCACGTGGGCCTGCGGCTGCGCTTCGCCTGATGAGCCGCGCGTCGCCCAGCAGGCGAAACCGGAACCGCCGCCAATCGCTATCCCGGACGCGCACGAAGATGAATCCGAACCAGTCCGCCCGCAAACCGCCGACGAGGCTAATTCAGAAAATGGCGGCGATCCGAATGCGCGGTCCCGATCTACCGAGCCGTCCGAAAGCGGGAGCCGCGAATCGGTGCCGAACGCCTCCGAGGCCGAATCGCCTCGGCCGCTCCGTCCGATTGACGATTGGGTGATCTTCCGCGAGGCGTACCGTCCGAGCGAGGACGCGACATGTGAGACGCACTGGGTCGGACGAAATCAGTTTGAGGTCCGAACCGAAAACGTGCAGCGCGTGACCGTCGACATGTCGAAGGTTCCGGAAGGTGCCCCAAGGAAAGGACCGTGGATCATCCGAATGGATGGACAGGCCATCGAGCTGACAGGGTTCAACCCGAAGCCGGGGTACACCGGCCTGAAGCGCGATCTGATTCGATCGAAAAACGGACAATGGAGTGTCGACAGGACCAGACTCTACCGATCAGGGACGTAAGGATGCCGGCCCGCCGAGTTTCACGTCATGAACTGATCTTATTTGCTGCTGTCATACTTATGGCACAGACTGTGTTCGCCGGCCTGTGCTTTGCAGACCCGCCCTCATGTGAACCGAGGGCTTTGCCGATGCAGTCGTCGGATGCCACGTCAGTCGATTCGACCGGCCCGGCGGATCGTGGCGCGACACCGAAAAACAGGAAACAGAAGGCCGCTTCAGGGAATCAGAAGAGTAAAGGCAGTGCACAGGATGAATCCGAACAGTCGCCCGTCCGTCGTCGGCGCGCGCCTTCCGGATCCATTCCGGTCGAAGGCGTTAAGCCGGCTCCGGCTCGCTTCGAAGAGAATCTTGCCGTTCGCGGTCTGAATTTGATCATCGAGGATGCAACGCTTAAGGAAATGCCATTCGATGAGTTCACCGAATGGCTGGGACGAACGACCGAGGCCAACGTCGTCGTTCGATGGAAAACGCTCGAGGCGGTCGGCATCGAACGCGATTTCCCACTGAACATCGAGGCCCGGAATATCCGTCTGCGCGATTTGATCGCGCGGGTCTTCGAGCGGCTGACCGACGAGCGGCCGTCGGCGGTGCTTGCGCTGAAGGCCGACGGCAACACCCTTTGGATTTCGACGCGCCAGGACATCAATACCAGTCTCGTCACGCGGGTCTACGACGTTCAGGATCTGCTGGTTGCCGCTCCAAACTTCCTAGGCATGGACAACCTTGGCGACAATGCCGAACGCGGGGCCCGTTTGGCCGGCGGGGACAGGAACCGTGAGTCGAAGGAATCGGCCGATCAACCGGCCGCCGAACTCGTGCAAGTCATCATGGCCCATGTCCAGCCACGATCGTGGAAAGCAGCGGGGGGCCGGGGCACGATTGTCATTCACCGTGGCCGGCTCATTATCTACAACAACCTCGAAGTCCATCAGACAATTGCCGGCGCGATTCGACAGGTCAGGGAAGTGGCACGCGAAAATCGTTGAGATCTGAAAGCCCCGTCTCGCAATCGATGGTTGTACCGATTGTTCTCATCGACGTTGTTGAGGCGGGAAAAAAACGGGTTCTTTCCGGTCTCGA belongs to Phycisphaerae bacterium and includes:
- the hslV gene encoding ATP-dependent protease subunit HslV is translated as MPRHPRIRSTTILSVRRDGQVAIGGDGQVTLGDAVLKADAVKIRRLYKGSVLTGFAGSAADAFALLERFEGKLDQFKGNTRRAAIELAKDWRTDRALRRLESLLAVADAECSLIIGGNGDVIEPTDGILAIGSGGTCALAATRALISHTKLPARDIVEAGLRIAGQINIYSNENIHVETL